The following proteins are co-located in the Pseudopipra pipra isolate bDixPip1 unplaced genomic scaffold, bDixPip1.hap1 HAP1_SCAFFOLD_111, whole genome shotgun sequence genome:
- the PSMB6 gene encoding proteasome subunit beta type-6: MAAVTVREPLAGPGPAGLHRDWTAEPVSTGTTIMAVEFDGGVVIGADSRTTTGSYVANRVTDKLTPVHDRIFCCRSGSAADTQAVADAVAYQLAFHSVELEEPPRVRTAARLFQQSCYRYREELSAGIIVAGWDPRRGGQVYVVPLGGLLLRQPFAVGGSGSSYIYGYLDATFQPGMSRSQCQEFVARALALAMVRDGSSGGVIRLAAITEEGVERTVLAGPDLPWGDGGPPA; this comes from the exons ATGGCGGCGGTGACGGTGCGGGAGCCCctggccgggccgggccccgcggggCTGCATCGGGACTGGACGGCGGAGCCCGTCAGCACCGGC ACCACCATCATGGCCGTGGAGTTCGACGGAGGCGTCGTCATCGGGGCCGACTCCCGCACCACCACCGG GTCCTACGTGGCCAACCGTGTGACGGACAAGCTGACCCCGGTCCACGACCGCATCTTCTGCTGCCGCTCGGGCTCGGCGGCCGACACGCAGGCGGTGGCCGACGCCGTGGCCTACCAGCTGGCCTTCCACAG cgtggagctggaggagccgCCGCGGGTGCGCACGGCCGCGCGCCtgttccagcagagctgctacCGCTACCGCGAGGAGCTCAGCGCCGGCATCATCGTGGCCGGCTGGGACCCGCGCCGGGGTGGACAG GTGTATGTGGTGCCGCTGGGGGGGCTTCTCCTGCGCCAGCCCTTCGCCGTGGGGGGCTCAGGCAGCTCCTATATCTACGGATACCTGGATGCCACATTCCAGCCTGGGATGAGCCGCTCCCAGTGCCAGGAGTTCGTTGCCCGTG CACTGGCCTTGGCGATGGTGCGGGACGGCTCCAGCGGGGGCGTGATCCGGCTGGCGGCCATCACCGAGGAGGGGGTGGAACGGACCGTCCTGGCTGGCCCCGACCTGCCCTGGGGTGACGGTGGCCCCCCTGCCTGA